One region of Peromyscus eremicus chromosome 4, PerEre_H2_v1, whole genome shotgun sequence genomic DNA includes:
- the Asip gene encoding agouti-signaling protein, translating to MDVTRLLLATLVGFLCFLAVYSHLVPKETLRDDRSLSSNSSMNCKDFSSVSVVALNKKSKKISIQEAEKQKRSEAEKRKRSSKKKASMKKVARPPPPTPCVATRDSCKPPAPACCDPCASCQCRFFRSVCSCRVLNPNC from the exons ATGGATGTCACTCGCCTACTCCTGGCCACTCTAGTGGGCTTCCTATGCTTCCTTGCTGTCTACAGCCACCTGGTACCCAAGGAGACGCTCAGAGATGACAGGAGTCTGAGTAGCAACTCCTCCATGAATTGCAAggatttctcttctgtttctgttgtgg CACTGaacaagaaatccaagaaaatcAGCATACAGGAAGCCGAGAAGCAGAAGAGATCCGAAGCCGAGAAGCGGAAGAGATCATCTAAG AAAAAGGCTTCGATGAAGAAGGTGGCACGGCCCCCGCCACCCACGCCCTGCGTGGCCACCCGAGACAGCTGCAAGCCGCCTGCGCCCGCCTGCTGCGACCCGTGCGCCTCCTGCCAGTGCCGCTTCTTCCGCAGCGTCTGCTCCTGCCGCGTACTCAACCCCAACTGCTGA